CCTGGTCCCTTCCCAGGAAAAGGGGCAGAAGAGCACCGGATACTCGAGCCCCTTGGCCTTATGGATGGTGACGACCCGGACACAGCGGCTGTCGCTTTCCAGCCGTAACTGGTGCTCTTGGTCATCGGCATCCTGGCGCAGCCGTTGGTCCAGGGCGTGAAGCAGACCGGAGATGCCCAGTTTCTTTTCAATGGCCAGTTGATCCAGCACCTCGGCCAGATGGAGAAAGTTGGTCAGCCGCCGTTCGCCGTCCGGGAAACCAAGCAGCCGGGCCCGGAGCTGGTGTTGGGCCAGAAAGTAACGGAACATGGCCAGCAGTCCGTTCTGTTGCCAGAGTTCACGGGCCGCAACGAACCAATCGAACCACTCTTCTCCGGCCGGGTCATGACCTTCGGCCATCTCCAGGATGCGTTCGCCGGCAATCCCCATCAGTTCGGTGGCCAGGGCCGCCTGGAGTGCGGCCCGGTCGGCCGGCGTCCCCATGGCCCTGAGGATAAGCGCCATTTCCCAGGCCTCGTTGGAAGCGAACAGGCTTTCCGTGCTGTGGAGGACACAGGGAACCCGGCGGTCGATCAGGCTGTTCCGGACCAGCCGGGCCTCGTGGTTGGTGCGGACCAGGATGGCGATATCCGCCGGGGTCAACGGCTGCCCGGAGATTTCAGCCCGGCCCTGGGCGCCCAGGTTGAGCAGCCGGACTATTTCATCGCCAATCGCCCGCAGGAGCCGTTGCCTGGCCAGGGCCTTGGTCATCGGTTTGCTGGTCTCCTGGTCGCGGTGGAAGAACCAGAGGGTAAAGGGCGGCGCGGGTTGTCCGTTGATTAGCAGTTCTTTCCGGCGATCCCGGGCCTGGCCGGCGGCCACCGGATTAAAGATGATCTCGTTCAGGATAAAAGGGGCCCGGGGTCGAGCGAAAATAGCGTTTACCGCGGTAATCAGTCCGGGAGTTGAGCGGTAGTTGGTGGCCAGGGTATAGCAGGATTCCGGCCTGGCCAGGGAGGCGGCCGCATCGATATAGGTAAAGACGTCCGCGCCCCGGAAACTGTAGATCGCCTGCTTGGGATCGCCGATCAGATAGAGCAGCGCCTGGTCGCGGTTCTGGTAGATCCGCTGGAATATATCATACTGGACCGGGTCGGTATCCTGGAACTCGTCGATCAGTCCGGCTGGATATTTGCGGGCGATTCTTCCGGCCAGTTCCCGGCCGGTCGAACCGGTAAGTCCCTGTTGCAGCCGGGTCAGGAGGTCGTCAAAGGAGAGAAGGTTGCGGAGTCCCTTGCGGCGGGCAAGCTCGGGCCGGAGTCCGGCAAGTAACTCGGCCTTCAGGCTGACCAGGGTCCGGTTGAAGGAATCGGCCAGTTCATTGTCTGCCAGGCGCAGTTCCTGGCAGAGGTCGAAAAAGACGTGGGCCAGCGGCGGGTGGCTGGATTTCATCGATTGGCTGATCTCGCTGGTTGTGAACTTCTCAAACCCGGAGAACAGGCCAGGGGCCGGCCGGCCGGTTGCCACCAGCCGGTCCATGGCCGTCAGCCAGTTGGGTACCATGTTTTTTCTGTAACGGTTCCGGTTCAGACCGGGATGATGGAGCAGAAATTCGGCCACCTGCTCCCGGGCCCGGGGCCAGGCCCGGCACATTGCGGTAAAGGCGGATTTGAAACGATCCTCACCTGCTGCGAGCCGGGTCGATATCTCCGGGTCGGGGTTGGGGAGCACCTCCTGGTAGGACCGGTGCAGGTGCGGCCTGACAAACCGGAGCAGGGTTTCGGGCTGCAGCCTGGTGTTGCGGAGGAAGTCGATAAAAAGTCCGCCCCCGGGGTAAAAGCGCTGGCGCCAGAAATCCTCGACAATCTCGCGGATCAGCTCCTCCTCGCTGGTGATCAACCGGGCATCGAAAAGGGCGCCGCTCTCAAGGCCGAACTCAACCAGCATCCGCTGGCAGAAGCCGTGGATGGTATGGATCACCGCCTGATCGAAGTTGCGCAGGGCGCTGGTGAGAAGTTGCCGGGCCCGTTCCGGT
This genomic stretch from Desulfobacterales bacterium harbors:
- the recB gene encoding exodeoxyribonuclease V subunit beta, with the translated sequence MQHCDIPTIPLSGITLIEASAGTGKTYTICGLVLRLLLEKELPIEQILVVTYTEAATEELREKIRTRIQELLQVFKGYENNDPLLCRLSRNFTGGPERARQLLTSALRNFDQAVIHTIHGFCQRMLVEFGLESGALFDARLITSEEELIREIVEDFWRQRFYPGGGLFIDFLRNTRLQPETLLRFVRPHLHRSYQEVLPNPDPEISTRLAAGEDRFKSAFTAMCRAWPRAREQVAEFLLHHPGLNRNRYRKNMVPNWLTAMDRLVATGRPAPGLFSGFEKFTTSEISQSMKSSHPPLAHVFFDLCQELRLADNELADSFNRTLVSLKAELLAGLRPELARRKGLRNLLSFDDLLTRLQQGLTGSTGRELAGRIARKYPAGLIDEFQDTDPVQYDIFQRIYQNRDQALLYLIGDPKQAIYSFRGADVFTYIDAAASLARPESCYTLATNYRSTPGLITAVNAIFARPRAPFILNEIIFNPVAAGQARDRRKELLINGQPAPPFTLWFFHRDQETSKPMTKALARQRLLRAIGDEIVRLLNLGAQGRAEISGQPLTPADIAILVRTNHEARLVRNSLIDRRVPCVLHSTESLFASNEAWEMALILRAMGTPADRAALQAALATELMGIAGERILEMAEGHDPAGEEWFDWFVAARELWQQNGLLAMFRYFLAQHQLRARLLGFPDGERRLTNFLHLAEVLDQLAIEKKLGISGLLHALDQRLRQDADDQEHQLRLESDSRCVRVVTIHKAKGLEYPVLFCPFSWEGTREKGSEAAFHMSGADNRSRLVLDLGSSRLEQHRELAEQEELAENLRLFYVALTRARSCCYLAWGAFKGADTSAAAYLLHQPPGSPGEPDPGAIAARVRAATDSELLDDLDALAVAAPGAISLAAPPDGSGEQYCPAPIKSRQLEVARLATPLAAGRKITSFSGLIAGHHRTAEPLAPDRRTSPIPVSGTRPSLRDIFSFPAGTRAGIFFHSLLEQLDFTRPPLPESIQESLDQHGFDPAWDRTIIALLDRLVHLPLPATTPDGTKILTLAGIDPSARLNELEFTFPLSPLTTARLERAFKDCGRPMPELDRLDFAPTRGFLKGFIDLVFEYQGRYYLVDWKSNLLGNRIEAYHRDQLDQVMAGELYTLQYHLYGVALHQYLNARLPGYSFARHFGDVFYLFLRGIDPDHGADYGIFQDRPREELISRLAAALVPEQGEQQ